In Hahella sp. HNIBRBA332, the genomic window CGATAGCCAGACAGCGGATGTCGCGGACGTAGGGGATGTAGTCTTCCAGCGTCACATAGTCATTGGATATGAACGTCAGGTCCTTGATGTCGGACCAGGAGGTTGCGTTTTCCGCCAGGGCTTTGCCGTAACCACCGTGAAAATTACCGACTTTAACCACCGAGGGCAGGGGAGGATCGACTTTATCCAACAGGTTCTCGCCGATGGCGATAGTGTGTGGCGATACGGTCAGACCCGCCTCCTGCAGTTCCGCCAGCATCGATAAGCGATCATATCCGCGCAGTAAGGTGCGCGCCGGATTTACGCAGGGAACACCGGCGAAACGAATCAGCTCAAGGACGCTGCGATGGGACTCGTCCGGCTTCACCGCGCCAAGTCGCCACAACACGGCGTCCGCCCGCACGACGCCGGAAGCGTCAAACACCCACAGTCGGTTATCGTGATACAGCCATTTACTGGTTTGCAAACGACGGTAATGCACCTCATGGCCAGTCAGATATTTTGGCCAGTATTGCTCACCGTTCACCACGATGATGGAAGCCATAGAGTCCTCGAAACTTAATCAATAACGCTAAAGGGGATGGTTGGATTTACTTAGCTGGACCGCACAACGACTGTTCCTGCAAGCTTGTCGTGGAAGCCTTGTTTCTTTGGATCCCAGGCGACCCACAGGAAACCCAGGCCCAGTGGCAGCAATGAAAGGTAGTAAGCGAAATAACGCCCGATGAGTTGGCCCTTTGATGGCTTGACGCCTGTTTTGGCGTCGACAATGACAGCGTTAACCAACATTTTTCCTGGCGTGGCGGAGCGATAGATCCAGAACAGAATGACGGCGATCGCCGGGAAGACATAGTTGAGCAGCGCATCCGCCGTACCTGCGATAAAGGTCTCCCCATCGAAATAGTTGAGGCCATATAGGGAGATCAGAATCGGGTAAGTGATCGCCATCATGATCAGCGTGTCGATAATACTGGCGCCGGTTCTCGCCCAGAAACCGACGTAGTCCATATCCTCCGTGTTAATTTCTGGAGTCAGATCCGCCTGTGGAGCTTGGTAGGGATTCATTGAGTTACCTTATACATCCGAGTTTCTAAATTGAAGCTATGTGG contains:
- a CDS encoding RimK family alpha-L-glutamate ligase, with the translated sequence MASIIVVNGEQYWPKYLTGHEVHYRRLQTSKWLYHDNRLWVFDASGVVRADAVLWRLGAVKPDESHRSVLELIRFAGVPCVNPARTLLRGYDRLSMLAELQEAGLTVSPHTIAIGENLLDKVDPPLPSVVKVGNFHGGYGKALAENATSWSDIKDLTFISNDYVTLEDYIPYVRDIRCLAIGDRMWAMSRRGARWKANIETLDFQLMPVPDNLREQTQIAMDHLNADILGLDFLETENGEFILLESNDIPGLSGFPEDALEALARIVRERVEGV
- a CDS encoding RDD family protein, producing MNPYQAPQADLTPEINTEDMDYVGFWARTGASIIDTLIMMAITYPILISLYGLNYFDGETFIAGTADALLNYVFPAIAVILFWIYRSATPGKMLVNAVIVDAKTGVKPSKGQLIGRYFAYYLSLLPLGLGFLWVAWDPKKQGFHDKLAGTVVVRSS